Below is a genomic region from Methanocalculus alkaliphilus.
TAATCGCATATATACTATTGACTTATGATATGGATCAACCTATTAGCTCGTGAGTACCAGGAATATTTATTCGTAAAATCATCCCTTGCATTTTCTCCCAATCGGATTTGTAAATTCAAATCTTCACACAAATATATCAAAGCTCTCTCCCATGAATCAACATCATCAGGATCGCACAATAATGCATTATAGCCATCATCAAGAACTTCTTGTAAAACAGCTACATTTGAAGAGATAATCGCCCGCCCTGCTGCCATGTATTCAAAAAGTTTTAAAGGAGATGTCCACTCACCTATATCCTCTCTTCCGTATGTGCTTACTTGCTTTTGGTTTGGAAGAAGAACAACGTTAAAAGCCAAAAGATATTGTGTTGTTTTTGAATGTGGAACATAACCATGAAAGTATATATTTTTCAGATTATCCATTTTATCCTTCCAATACTTAATATCTGATTCAAACCCACCAATTATATGGAAATCAGCCCAATGGCATCTTGGGGTAAGCTCTCGAATAATTTCCATACCTTTGCCAGGATATAAATGACCAACATAACCAACTTGCAATTTCTTAGCTTTATTTGGTAAATTTACAGGAACTACATTATTAGGCAAAGGATCCGCTCCATCCGGAGCAACAATAATTTTATCAGCAATAATATCATAATTATTAATATAATAATTTTTCAATGCATAGGTAATAACTACAAGTTTTTTCAGATAGTGACTTTTCAACAATTGCTTCAATAAACTTCCATAAAAGAAATCATTCATTGGTGCATGGGATTCAAAAACGATTGATTGCTTCAGACATGAGGTAAAAAAGCATGCTGCAACGTCTCTCCCATAGACTAAGTCCGGATCAAACACCAGAGCTTTTCGTGCAGCTTGATATCCAAATAATAACCCTTTCCCCTTTATCGAATATAATGGGATATATTCAATCTCAAAACACTTCTCCACTCCATAAAAATCGAAAGCATTGAGTACCCCAGGCTCTCGTCTTTCTATCCAATCTGGCACAATGAGAACCACTTCATGCCCATTCTGTGCGAATGCCTGACACATCTTCATCACATGAATACTATTCGCTGTGCGTGACGGGATGATCGAGGTGGCAATATAGACAATCTTCAGGCGAATACCTCCCCTTCTCTATCATATAGAGCATCATCACCCAGTGGATTCTCCACTAGGTTCGCCGTAAGCCCGATCAACACACAGAACGCATCCCCATGATCCCGTCGGCGCCGAACATGCTCATCCCATAGCAGATCCAGGTCCACCCACGACACAACCTGTTCATCATTCAGATACGCAAAGGCAGCCGCGAGCGTCACCTGATAATCCTCTTTGGTACGAATCCAGCTGTCCCGGCATTCCAAAGGTAAAAAACGAGATCTGAACTGGTTCAATACGCTCCAGAAGAGCACCGAAGATTGCCCTGCGGTCCCATCCCCTACTGAGAGGGATGATGTGACGTTTTGAGGATGTGTGTTCAATAATGTGTTAAAGAGTGGATCAAAGCGATCGGTGGCTTCCCCGGGAGAGTATTGGGTCCCTCTGGCTTCCGGTGTAATGCAGTCTGATGGCCAAGTTGGAAATTCGGCTGGGGGAAGGTAGGTGCTCCAGAGATAGGCGTTAATTTTATTAGAAATACGAGTCATTTTAATCCTCTTTTAACAATACATATAATATTAATTATATCATTTAATGAACACATCATCTAAAAATTACCTCGATTAACTATATAGGATTCAAGATGCTTTTCAATATATTTATATTCTGCAACTGACAGTTCTCTATGATATTTACCTATATTTTTAGCCGAAATACCTGGTTGAAATGTTGATATGACATCGGTTTCTATACCAAGAAATGAGCAAAGTCGCTCTCGCTCTTGCTCATGCTTAAGAACGAAATCTTCGAATTGTATGTAGATAATATTAGTATTATAATTAGTACAGCCATAATTAATTGATTTAAGGGCCATAATAGATTTGTACCAGCTGACAAATGTTTTTACATCAGTAAGCCCTTTTTTGACTTTCAGCTCAGCAAATTGATCGCGAGGATCACGCGAGACAACAATCAGACGAGGATTATGGAAAAGATCCAGAGATTTTTCAGGACACCAATATGAACCCGCTTGATTTATAATAACACCTCTGATGGTATCAGAAACATAGATCCTATGCTCAAGCAAACTAAGTAAAAAATCTTTTGTTATAGTAATAAATTGTTCTTTCGATACGGGAATTCGCTGACACGTAGTAATCTTATTTTTTAAAATTGATTCAAGTATTATAGTTTTCAAAATCCTGAGCTTCGAAGCATTTAACATATAGTGTTGATATGCAAAAGGATACTGAATGTCAGTGATTTCGTTGATATATTTTTTTACCTTATGATTATAATCAGGTATAATATTTTTTAATCCATATCCACATGTATACCCACGGCGTGGATATCCCGCGCGATATAACATCCACTCCAGTTTATCAAGTAATTCGGCGCCAATGGTCGGATAATATGATTCGTAAACAGCGGAAATAAATGACAAGATTCCATAAGGATTCTGCATGATTGATAGTTCCTGTCCTTGTAAAGGATCAGCGATGTCTGCTCTACCAGCTAAATAATCAAAAACCGCACTCGAACCACTTTTATTAGATCCTAAAACAATTATATTAATAAGCTTATCCTCATTTGAGTGTAAACACATTTCAATCATCCTTTTTTTTTCAAGCAGATCACACAATCGATCATTAATCAACTAATAGTTTAAATATATAATTAAATCTAATCGATTATTTTTTTTAATTAGATGTCAATTATATACCAACAATTATTGCTTTCCATTTATTACCTCTCGATATATCCTAGTAAATTGATTACGAACTGATGAACGTGAAAAGCGCTGTAAAGCACTATTTCGAATCAGCTCAGGATCGAATGTTCGTCTGGTATTATAAATCTCCTTCATAGCTGAGGCTAATATTGAAGAATCGCCTTTTTCAACAACCCTTCCCAGTTTTGTGGAATTTATAATATATTCTGGTCCATTGCAACGAGTAGATACGACAGGCTTACCAGCCGCCAAGGCTTCTAAAGCAGGTAAGCCAAATGTCTCATAATCGCTTGATATAACACAGCAATCTATGGCATATGCGATTTGATGAATTTGCTCCCGATCGGCAACTCCGAATAGCAAGATATAATTATCAAGGGAGTTCTCAGTAATAAAATTTTTAACCCATATCTCATCCGATTGTGATTGAATCGAACCTGCAATAATAAGTTTTGCATTTATGTCAGAACACCGTACCTCAAGAAATGCCTTTAATAATATATCAAGTCGCTTAATATCCCTCCAATTTGTCCAAGCCCCATAAATAAAGCCTCCATCACCCCATTTTCTTATTTCATCACAAAGCATACCTTTCTCAACTACAGGAGTAATATAAAATTCATCGGACAGAGCATTTGGTATTACAGCAATATCCTTTCGAACCCCAAGTTTTATCATTACATCTTTCGCTTGAGGTGATACAGTTATCAATGCGTTTGCATCTCTCAGTGACTTAAGGTATAATTTATCAATATCATCCAAAAACGAATATTTCCGTTCAAAATTTTTATGCTCCTGTATCACATAAGGAATCCCACTCACATCATTTATCGCATATGCACATAAACCTGGATAGTCTGCTGTGCAGACGGCTAAGATGACATCAATTGGATCACTCTTGTGTTCACGGATAACAGATCGAATAATATGAGGTTGACGATAGTGAAATGCCAAGGGTGTTGAGATTTTACCTAATAACCAATATAATGCCCTTTGATGCAGCCAGAAACCATCATTAATCACGTCCCACTTGGATGGGGCGGCCCAACTAGTGCTTAAAAGAAGAACAGAGTGCCCCTCTTCTTCATGCCCCTTAATGATCGTATGTAATAGATCTGATTTGAAGTTTGAAGAAAATGTGGGAATATACTTTAAAATTATAAGTACTCGCATTAATTCAACTCACACGAAAGGAGATATATCAAACCCAATATAATTAATATAGTTTGCCATACTTAATTGGTTTCCATCACAACATCCAAATTTAATTACTTCACTTACATTTTCCGATTCAACAAATGAATTTAAAATTCTAGCTTTTAAAGCCCCCAATTCACCATATGAACCATTTCCAGACCTTTTTCCATTCTCATATCTTTTTAACCAATAATCTGTTGATCCATGAAAATCACAATCCGCACATTGATATTTATTTGCAAAAAGCCGAATAAATTTATCATTAATAATTTTTATCAATCGAGTCATAACATTTTTCCTTAATTACCATTTTAATTTAAAATTTAAATTTTTTATCCTCTCTTTAGGCTGTCGAATTGATATTTACTAAATTCATCTACCACTCCTGATTTGAAAGGGGATAGGTATAAATTTAACTTTGTGGTTTCACCTTTAGAGCCCTCACGTTTCTATACCCTCCCACCCCATATTTTTATTTTTTCCCGCCCCCCCTCTCATACAACTCATAGTACCTCCCTCTCAACTCCATTAACTCATTGTGGGAACCGCTCTCCAAGACTCTCCCCGTGCTCATCACATAGATCGTATCTGCCCGCCGGATCGTCGAAAGCCGGTGGGCGATAATGAAGGTTGTGATAGTCTCAGAAATCTGGTTGATGGATGCCTGGACAATCGCCTCTGACTCATTATCAAGATTGCTCGTCGCCTCGTCCAGCACCAGGATCTCGGGCTCGCGGACGAGGGCGCGGGCGATGGCGATCCGCTGCTTCTCCCCGCCGGAGAGCTTCAGCCCCTGGTCGCCGACGATCGAGTCATAACCCTCAGGGAGGGCGGCGATGAAGGTGTGGATGTTTGCCTTCCGGGCGGCCTCAATGATCTGGTCATCGGTGTAGTCGCCGCCAAAGGCGATGTTCTCTCGGACAGAAGCATTGAAGATGAAGGTATCCTGGCTCACATACCCGACCTTTGAAAGGAAGGTGGCGATATCGTACTCCCTGAGATCGATCCCGTTGATGGTGATTCTGCCTTCGGTGACATCATAGTAGCGGAGGAGGAGGGAGACGATCGTCGACTTGCCGGAACCCGAATGGCCGACGAGTGCGGTGACCTGGTTTTTGTGTATCGTGAGGTTAACATCAGTGATCAGATCCTGGTCTTCATAGTAATGGAAGCCTACATCCTCGAAGACGATGTCGGAGGTGAGCTCCTCGAAGGGAACGGTGCCGTTCTGGATGGTGTTGTACTGTGAGTCATTAAGGAAATCATGGATTCGCTCGAGGTTCGCATACGCATCCATCATCTTCATATTTAGGTTACTGACTTCTGAGAGCCGCGGCAGGATCTTGAGTGCTGAAAATGCAAATGTCCCGATGAGAGGGACGATGTACATGAACTGATCAGTGTGGATATAATAGAGAACGATGACAATTCCCGCTATTGCACTGAAAAATATCGTCTGAAGAAGCATCGCAGGAATGGATTCAGCAAACCGATACCTGACAAATTTATCCCAGTAATGGCGTAGGGCCTTTACATACTCCTTTTTCCAGTGTCCATCGGCATGGACGGATCGTATCTGTCGGAGACCCGAGACATATTGTGTGATAACTGCATTTTCTGATGAAACGGATGCCATCTGGACTTTTCCGATGACATATGCCACACGATTCCCAACAAACCGCACTACTATAACAAACACAATCCCCCCAACGAGGAGAATTCCCATGGCGACAGGGCTCATAAAGAAGAGGGTGGTAAGAATCACAAGGACAACGACGACATCGGAGAAGATTTTCGTTGAGTATTCGAGAAATTCTTTTATCTTTTGGGGAGAGGTGATTACATTGTAGAGCACATCCCCCTGCTTGTTATCCACAAAATACCGGTAGTCGCTCTCCTTCAGTTTGTCAAAGATACTTCCCTTCGTCTTCACAAT
It encodes:
- a CDS encoding glycosyltransferase family 4 protein, translated to MKMCQAFAQNGHEVVLIVPDWIERREPGVLNAFDFYGVEKCFEIEYIPLYSIKGKGLLFGYQAARKALVFDPDLVYGRDVAACFFTSCLKQSIVFESHAPMNDFFYGSLLKQLLKSHYLKKLVVITYALKNYYINNYDIIADKIIVAPDGADPLPNNVVPVNLPNKAKKLQVGYVGHLYPGKGMEIIRELTPRCHWADFHIIGGFESDIKYWKDKMDNLKNIYFHGYVPHSKTTQYLLAFNVVLLPNQKQVSTYGREDIGEWTSPLKLFEYMAAGRAIISSNVAVLQEVLDDGYNALLCDPDDVDSWERALIYLCEDLNLQIRLGENARDDFTNKYSWYSRANRLIHIISQ
- a CDS encoding sulfotransferase, with the translated sequence MIEMCLHSNEDKLINIIVLGSNKSGSSAVFDYLAGRADIADPLQGQELSIMQNPYGILSFISAVYESYYPTIGAELLDKLEWMLYRAGYPRRGYTCGYGLKNIIPDYNHKVKKYINEITDIQYPFAYQHYMLNASKLRILKTIILESILKNKITTCQRIPVSKEQFITITKDFLLSLLEHRIYVSDTIRGVIINQAGSYWCPEKSLDLFHNPRLIVVSRDPRDQFAELKVKKGLTDVKTFVSWYKSIMALKSINYGCTNYNTNIIYIQFEDFVLKHEQERERLCSFLGIETDVISTFQPGISAKNIGKYHRELSVAEYKYIEKHLESYIVNRGNF
- a CDS encoding glycosyltransferase — translated: MRVLIILKYIPTFSSNFKSDLLHTIIKGHEEEGHSVLLLSTSWAAPSKWDVINDGFWLHQRALYWLLGKISTPLAFHYRQPHIIRSVIREHKSDPIDVILAVCTADYPGLCAYAINDVSGIPYVIQEHKNFERKYSFLDDIDKLYLKSLRDANALITVSPQAKDVMIKLGVRKDIAVIPNALSDEFYITPVVEKGMLCDEIRKWGDGGFIYGAWTNWRDIKRLDILLKAFLEVRCSDINAKLIIAGSIQSQSDEIWVKNFITENSLDNYILLFGVADREQIHQIAYAIDCCVISSDYETFGLPALEALAAGKPVVSTRCNGPEYIINSTKLGRVVEKGDSSILASAMKEIYNTRRTFDPELIRNSALQRFSRSSVRNQFTRIYREVINGKQ
- a CDS encoding ABC transporter ATP-binding protein gives rise to the protein MRNGVMARLKTSVKRYRRTYTILEFYSRGFKRHLLALLVFSMLLGLMETFQIVLLYPILNASFNIQEAGIPFIEPLYSIVRNYSSLPEIVTFCLLFIGFVFLTFVVTILYKLISLLFTKAVIVKTKGSIFDKLKESDYRYFVDNKQGDVLYNVITSPQKIKEFLEYSTKIFSDVVVVLVILTTLFFMSPVAMGILLVGGIVFVIVVRFVGNRVAYVIGKVQMASVSSENAVITQYVSGLRQIRSVHADGHWKKEYVKALRHYWDKFVRYRFAESIPAMLLQTIFFSAIAGIVIVLYYIHTDQFMYIVPLIGTFAFSALKILPRLSEVSNLNMKMMDAYANLERIHDFLNDSQYNTIQNGTVPFEELTSDIVFEDVGFHYYEDQDLITDVNLTIHKNQVTALVGHSGSGKSTIVSLLLRYYDVTEGRITINGIDLREYDIATFLSKVGYVSQDTFIFNASVRENIAFGGDYTDDQIIEAARKANIHTFIAALPEGYDSIVGDQGLKLSGGEKQRIAIARALVREPEILVLDEATSNLDNESEAIVQASINQISETITTFIIAHRLSTIRRADTIYVMSTGRVLESGSHNELMELRGRYYELYERGGGKK